One segment of Pleuronectes platessa chromosome 21, fPlePla1.1, whole genome shotgun sequence DNA contains the following:
- the tob1b gene encoding protein Tob1b yields MQLEIQVALNFIISYLYNKLPRRRVNIFGEELERQLKKKYEGHWYPDKPFKGSGFRCIHVGEKVDPVVEQAAKESGLDIEDVRNNLPQDLSVWIDPFEVSYQIGEKGPVKVLYVDDNNENGSELDKEIKNSFNPEAQVFMPISDPVGVSSESSSPSPPFGQSAAVSPSFMPRSAQPLTFTTATFAATKFGSTKMKSSGRGNNGNNNSSSGSSKVARTSPTNNLGLNVNTLLKQKAISTSMHSLYGLGLGPQQQQQKASALSPNAKEFVFPSLQGQASPGAVFPGEGSLGLGTLQYNNAFDMFAAYGSLNDKSLMDGLNFSLSNMQYSNQQFQPVMAN; encoded by the coding sequence ATGCAGCTTGAAATTCAAGTAGCACTCAACTTTATTATTTCCTATTTATACAACAAACTCCCTCGACGACGCGTGAACATCTTCGGCGAGGAGCTTGAGAGGCAGCTGAAGAAGAAATATGAAGGCCACTGGTATCCGGATAAGCCATTCAAAGGTTCAGGGTTCAGGTGCATCCATGTAGGGGAGAAGGTGGACCCTGTGGTGGAGCAGGCAGCCAAAGAGAGCGGCCTGGACATCGAAGACGTCCGGAATAATCTCCCTCAGGATCTTAGCGTGTGGATCGACCCATTTGAAGTCTCCTACCAGATTGGAGAGAAGGGACCGGTCAAGGTGCTATATGTGGATGATAACAATGAGAATGGGTCTGAGCTGGACAAGGAGATTAAGAACAGCTTTAATCCTGAGGCCCAGGTCTTCATGCCAATCAGCGACCCTGTGGGGGTTTCCTCAGAATCcagctctccctcccctccctttgGGCAGTCGGCTGCCGTGAGCCCCTCCTTCATGCCACGCTCTGCCCAACCCTTAACCTTCACCACTGCCACCTTCGCCGCCACCAAATTCGGCTCCACTAAAATGAAGAGTAGTGGCCGTGGTAATAacggcaacaacaacagcagcagcggcagcagcaaggTGGCCCGCACCTCCCCTACCAATAATCTGGGCCTGAATGTCAACACCCTGCTGAAGCAGAAAGCCATCTCCACCTCCATGCACTCACTGTACGGGCTTGGCCTGGgtccgcagcagcagcaacagaagGCTTCTGCTCTTTCTCCTAACGCAAAGGAGTTTGTGTTCCCCAGCCTCCAGGGCCAGGCCAGCCCTGGAGCCGTGTTCCCCGGGGAGGGTTCCCTGGGACTCGGCACCCTGCAGTACAACAATGCCTTTGACATGTTCGCAGCCTACGGAAGCCTCAACGACAAGTCCCTTATGGATGGCCTCAACTTCAGTCTGAGCAACATGCAGTATTCTAACCAGCAATTCCAGCCAGTCATGGCTAACTAA